DNA from Brassica napus cultivar Da-Ae chromosome C4, Da-Ae, whole genome shotgun sequence:
TTGTGATGTTACATTAAACATTCTATAATTCTATCTAaaactatattatttaaattttaatatttttaactaaaacacaTTCAAAAACTAATAGATCTTGAGAATTTgttatttatactattttaatagaacgggattttaaaatatctattaacatatattttgattgatttagaaatccatatattatttataaatccaagtaaaatatgcaaatccggaggtttttcctcggatttgagtctttgtatttttaactaaaaaatccaaacaaatccattcaaatccattataaaatcaaatatattagtaaatccgtacgattgaataacacttgatttgatacagaatttatgaatcattaaaccaataacacatgattttaatacagatttgaaaatcatagaaccaataacactaaatttagtttggattttcaaatccattaaaatacaacaaccaataactcCTACTAAGTAATACTATATTTTCACTTTTGAACAGCAATGAGAATTTATCAATTTATAACAAATCAATTCACTGAATggtttttaaaatagaaatcaaatctggtgttattaaattttacttGATTTTGGaataaattttaatagatttgaaaTGATGAATTTTCATTGTTCTTACACTGGAATTCTCTAGCAAAATATTGTACAAAGGATTGGATTATTCaaccaaagcaaaaaaaaaaacaaagagtctTTTATTCTACAACTCAAAActacataaaaacaaaacattctATTTTTCTCATCCATGCTTTGGTTTCTTTGCAGTGTTGACAGCAGAACCATCGCATGTCTTGCTTGGTTTATTAGAACAAGGCTGCACAGGCCCGGACTCATCATCATCTCCCTTCATTATCTCCATGATCGACCTCGCCTTTACTTTAGTCTTACCCTGCTCCTTCCCTCCAGCTTCAACATCTTTCCTTGTGTTATTGTTATCACTACAAGGCACAACCTCATCTGCTCTCTTACCTTTGTCTCCAGCTTGTGAAATTTTAATCCCAGGAGAAGAAGCATAATAGTTGCGATCAAAGTTCCCCCATCTGAACATAGCGCTGAGTTTCTGCAGCTCCAACGCCTCCACAAGAACATTCAGCTCATCTATGGTGTACCTATAGAGAAACCTCTTCTTCCCACTCGGACAAGCACACAGATTCCTAACGTGGCTCAGACACGAGTAACGTTCATTGGAACACGAACACTGGACCGCGAAGAAATGCAGATCCACGAAACAAAAACAGCATTCCCTCTTGCTCACGTCATCAAAACTCTTGTCCATTCTCTGAGACTTTAGTGAACTAGCAAGGAACTCTCTTCTACTCTTCTCTTGCTTCACCCTTGACTACATCAAAAAAGATAACAAAGCAAAAAGGCAGTAAGCAAGTTCCTCACAGCTACCAAGACAGAGGGACGGCATAGGCCATTGCCGCAaacttttaaagaaaattacatAGAAATAGACcaccaaatttgtaaaaaaaataaataaaaaaattattgaagcCCTTACTAAATCGGCTATATCCCAAAATCTCATGGCCGGCCCAAGACAGGCAAAGAAGAGGTAGTGAGCATACCTTAACAATGCTGGTGAACAAACCCTCTCTACCACACGCGTTAAGCCATCTCATATTGTCTGCTGTTTTCTTCTTGGATAAAGAGTACTCCTTAAGGTGTTTGACAGCTTCCCTTGCAGCTCCTAGTAATATCTTATCATACGATATTaatgatttcttcttcttctcttgattCTGATGAACAGCAACATCCCCATGGGGCAACCAATCTATGGGAGCAAAGTTTGCTTTCTCCAAACAGTTGAAGCCACAGTTAACTGCAGAGTAACAAGACCCTGGAAACAATATAACATACTGGCCAGGGTTTTGGACACACCGGGTCACTGGTATGCCTTCCATGTTTAGTGCGTATGGAGACATTATCATCACCTGCCAAATGAATCAGCGCTTCACTTGTAAAACTAACCGAGACTCTTAAGTGTTTAAAATGCTTAGTGTGGTTTTAAGTACTTACAGGTTCACGGCTTATCTTTGACTGTAGTTCTCCTGACATCTCAGGGAATAAGTTCATCACCTTGGAACGATGACACCCTGCTACAGAGTACCACACTCTAGGAGCTCCCATATGCAAATAGCAGAGCGAGTAGAGTCTGTCCTTTTCAGATTTCTGCACATCAACAG
Protein-coding regions in this window:
- the LOC111205883 gene encoding probable inactive lysine-specific demethylase JMJ19, yielding MGIEGNHTYSKSGNMDKLSTPPGFVSQTTFVLRNVHQDRDSSRSMTPGQEQITGFGMDDASFKLSLNSRPWIVHDDHTNPNSESLKPIKPEVRERRIQRVSKNVALEEAPVFNPTEEEFSDTLSYIASLRDKAEPYGICCVVPPPSWKPPCLLEDKEVWEASKFDTQVQLFDAANDATIKKEADDDDDDDDEDHTSEENVKFCRVERGPRKTLETFKNFADSYKKRHFSVEDEVLGSKSSSTPSLKQEPTVADVEKEYRQLVESPLVEIEVLYGNDLDTRTFSSGFPLPGASESCKYKTSGWNLNNTAKLPGSLLSYEDCESVGVPRLSVGMFLSSQLWKSEKDRLYSLCYLHMGAPRVWYSVAGCHRSKVMNLFPEMSGELQSKISREPVMIMSPYALNMEGIPVTRCVQNPGQYVILFPGSCYSAVNCGFNCLEKANFAPIDWLPHGDVAVHQNQEKKKKSLISYDKILLGAAREAVKHLKEYSLSKKKTADNMRWLNACGREGLFTSIVKSRVKQEKSRREFLASSLKSQRMDKSFDDVSKRECCFCFVDLHFFAVQCSCSNERYSCLSHVRNLCACPSGKKRFLYRYTIDELNVLVEALELQKLSAMFRWGNFDRNYYASSPGIKISQAGDKGKRADEVVPCSDNNNTRKDVEAGGKEQGKTKVKARSIMEIMKGDDDESGPVQPCSNKPSKTCDGSAVNTAKKPKHG